A genomic region of Campylobacter corcagiensis contains the following coding sequences:
- a CDS encoding helix-turn-helix domain-containing protein: MRIYTVNEVADILRVSIESVRRYIKSGALEAFKYPGGRVWMIEERAIKNFLEKSKV, encoded by the coding sequence ATGAGAATTTATACAGTAAATGAAGTAGCAGATATATTAAGAGTAAGTATAGAAAGTGTAAGACGGTATATAAAAAGTGGTGCTTTAGAGGCTTTTAAGTATCCTGGTGGGCGTGTGTGGATGATAGAAGAAAGAGCTATTAAGAATTTTTTAGAAAAAAGTAAAGTGTAG